In Podospora pseudoanserina strain CBS 124.78 chromosome 5, whole genome shotgun sequence, a single window of DNA contains:
- the HTB1 gene encoding histone H2B (EggNog:ENOG503P1WK; COG:B), translated as MPPKAADKKPANKAPATASKAPEKKDAGKKTAASGEKKKRTKARKETYSSYIYKVLKQVHPDTGISNRAMSILNSFVNDIFERVATEASKLAAYNKKSTISSREIQTSVRLILPGELAKHAVSEGTKAVTKYSSSTK; from the exons ATGCCCCCCAAGGCCGCTGACAAGAAGCCCGCCAACAAGGCCCCCGCCACTGCCTCCAAGGCtcccgagaagaaggatgctgGCAAGAAGACCGCTGCCTCtggcgagaagaagaagcgcacCAAGGCGCGCAAGGAGACCTACTCCTCCTACATTTACAAGG TCCTCAAGCAGGTCCACCCCGACACTGGTATCTCCAACCGTGCCATGTCCATCCTCAACTCTTTCGTGAACG ACATCTTCGAGCGCGTCGCGACCGAGGCTTCCAAGCTTGCCGCCTACAACAAGAAGtccaccatctcatcccgTGAGATCCAGACCTCCGTGCGCCTCATCCTTCCCGGCGAGCTTGCCAAGCACGCCGTGTCTGAAGGCACCAAGGCCGTCACCAAGTACTCGTCGAGCACGAAATAG